From a single Apium graveolens cultivar Ventura chromosome 2, ASM990537v1, whole genome shotgun sequence genomic region:
- the LOC141708278 gene encoding uncharacterized protein LOC141708278 — MDIETESTRRELAKDPKRKASRSNDPGWKYAFYPMSEVNKDVVKCILCGNSNHGGINRFKQHLIGGYPDIVKCPKTTKDITKEINDFVQNKKKRSKKNVQNFEEDSDDDDVQEIPSTAASNTLPSSKSTAGSKGKAAAQPSNSKKPPLGSSKSVASMLMKTPEQVVEDRHRKGASQTTLENRLRTPEEKERVHMHIANFFYECGIPFNAANSRSYEVMVESIGQYGPGLKPPTYHELRVPLLKKAKDETEKLKEKHEKAWKRYGCTLMSDGWTDRRGRSLINFLANSPEGTFFLGSVNASSESHDAQMLANLLESKIKEIGEKNVVQVVTDNGANYKLAGQILEIRMPTLFWTPCAAHCVDLMLEDIGKIPAFKKTINQARRCTTFIYRHGRVLDAMREKTNGRDLIRTGATRFATAFLTLDSLQKKQEPLRFLFCGSDWTMSKLSKSENGRKVCDTVLSSVFWSNVGDCVDASLPLLQVLRIADGDERPALAEIAAAIDYAKAEVKKKFGGGKMAIRNKVVKIIDDRWNIQMGKPLHGASLFLNPGRYFDLLENDPDYASRLREDFNDVLEKMVKDRDTRNKISDYADAYKNTREGFTREMAIEHRKSKSPLDWWDAYGGRAIELQAFARRIVGLCASSSGCERNWSTFEFIHTKKMNRLEHQRLNDLVYVQYNRKIDSRFKKRRELGRKFDPLVFEDLEWANEWVGIEDRFWEAVDIASGASESLEGRNFPRRARGGSTLTYTRRNTSSTQDRIDEEDEDEDNIPFDDEEVEDDYGVPPEENTQGGDGDDSEMDDYDA, encoded by the exons ATGGATATCGAAACTGAAAGTACGCGGAGGGAATTGGCTAAAGATCCTAAAAGAAAAGCTAGTCGATCAAATGATCCCGGATGGAAGTATGCTTTTTATCCTATGTCGGAAGTTAACAAAGATGTTGTTAAGTGTATTCTTTGCGGGAATTCAAATCATGGGGGAATTAATCGGTTTAAACAACACTTGATTGGTGGTTATCCGGATATTGTTAAATGTCCCAAAACAACCAAAGATATTACAAAAGAAATAAACGACTTTGTTCAAAATAAGAAGAAGAGGAGTAAGAAAAATGTGCAGAATTTTGAAGAGGACAGCGACGATGATGATGTTCAGGAAATTCCATCAACCGCAGCATCAAATACCTTACCAAGTTCAAAATCTACTGCTGGAAGTAAAGGGAAGGCTGCTGCCCAGCCATCTAACTCCAAAAAGCCGCCGTTAGGGAGCAGCAAGTCAGTAGCTTCTATGTTAATGAAGACCCCAGAACAGGTTGTGGAAGATAGGCATAGAAAAGGGGCAAGTCAAACCACTTTGGAGAACCGCCTAAGAACTCCGGAAGAGAAAGAAAGGGTCCATATGCATATTGCAAATTTTTTCTATGAATGTGGGATTCCTTTCAATGCGGCGAACTCTAGGAGTTATGAGGTGATGGTTGAGTCCATAGGCCAATATGGCCCGGGTTTAAAGCCTCCAACATATCATGAATTGAGGGTTCCTCTACTTAAAAAGGCGAAGGACGAAACTGAAAAATTGAAAGAAAAGCATGAAAAGGCTTGGAAGAGGTATGGTTGTACTCTTATGTCCGATGGGTGGACCGATAGGCGAGGAAGAAGTCTCATAAACTTCCTTGCGAATAGTCCCGAAGGTACTTTCTTTTTGGGTTCGGTTAATGCTTCAAGTGAATCACATGATGCACAAATGTTGGCAAACTTGCTTGAAAGTAAGATAAAGGAAATTGGTGAGAAAAATGTTGTGCAAGTTGTGACGGACAATGGGGCGAACTACAAGCTAGCCGGTCAGATCTTGGAAATAAGGATGCCTACTTTATTTTGGACTCCATGTGCTGCACATTGTGTTGATTTGATGTTGGAGGACATTGGCAAAATTCCAGCATTTAAGAAGACAATCAACCAGGCAAGAAGATGCACTACATTTATCTATAGGCATGGGCGTGTTCTTGATGCTATGAGGGAGAAGACTAATGGGAGGGACCTAATCAGGACTGGAGCTACGAGGTTTGCCACTGCTTTTCTTACATTGGATAGTTTGCAAAAAAAACAGGAACCATTGCGTTTCTTGTTTTGTGGGTCGGATTGGACCATGTCAAAGTTATCAAAATCAGAAAATGGAAGGAAAGTTTGTGACACTGTTCTCTCGTCCGTCTTTTGGAGTAATGTTGGAGATTGTGTAGATGCATCATTGCCACTTCTTCAAGTGTTGCGCATTGCGGATGGTGATGAAAGGCCTGCTTTGGCTGAAATTGCAGCTGCTATTGATTATGCAAAAGCCGAAGtcaagaagaaatttggaggTGGAAAAATGGCAATCAGGAACAAAGTGGTGAAAATCATTGATGATCGTTGGAATATTCAAATGGGAAAACCATTACATGGAGCTTCTTTGTTTCTTAATCCCGGGAGATACTTTGATCTTCTTGAAAACGATCCCGACTATGCCTCACGACTTAGAGAAGATTTCAACGATGTGCTTGAGAAGATGGTCAAGGATAGGGATACAAGGAACAAAATAAGTGATTATGCGGATGCCTACAAAAATACTCGGGAAGGCTTTACAAGGGAAATGGCAATTGAGCATAGAAAGTCAAAAAGTCCTC TTGATTGGTGGGATGCATATGGAGGCCGTGCGATTGAGCTTCAAGCATTTGCTAGGCGTATTGTTGGTTTATGTGCATCATCTTCCGGTTGTGAACGTAATTGGAGTACATTTGAGTTT ATACATACAAAGAAGATGAATAGGTTGGAACATCAACGTTTGAATGACTTGGTGTATGTCCAATACAACCGGAAGATTGATTCAAGATTCAAAAAGAGACGTGAGCTAGGAAGGAAATTTGATCCACTTGTATTTGAGGACTTGGAATGGGCTAATGAGTGGGTTGGCATTGAGGATAGGTTTTGGGAAGCGGTGGATATAGCTTCGGGTGCATCTGAATCACTTGAGGGACGTAATTTTCCGAGGAGAGCTAGAGGTGGTTCCACTCTAACCTATACTCGACGGAACACTAGTTCGACACAAGATCggattgatgaagaagatgaagatgaagataatATTCCTTTCGATGATGAGGAAGTGGAAGATGATTATGGTGTCCCACCCGAGGAGAATACCCAAGGAGGAGATGGAGATGATTCTGAGATGGATGATTATGATGCATGA